In the Elioraea tepida genome, one interval contains:
- a CDS encoding (2Fe-2S) ferredoxin domain-containing protein has translation MGAVQAEVKVMADGGVEAARRREDDPPLFYEAHVFVCCNRRPDGHRRGSCAAKGSEGLRDYMKARAKELGLRGVRVNMAGCLDRCEFGPSVVIYPEGVWYRIETKSDVDAILAEHLVAGGRVRRLMLTERDVPPPKEAAAG, from the coding sequence ATGGGTGCGGTGCAGGCGGAGGTGAAGGTGATGGCGGACGGCGGTGTGGAGGCAGCGCGGCGGCGGGAGGATGACCCTCCGCTGTTCTACGAGGCGCATGTGTTCGTGTGCTGCAACCGGCGGCCGGACGGGCACCGGCGTGGAAGCTGCGCGGCCAAGGGGTCGGAGGGCTTGCGCGACTACATGAAGGCGCGGGCGAAGGAGCTCGGGCTCCGCGGAGTGCGGGTGAACATGGCCGGCTGCCTTGACCGGTGCGAGTTCGGGCCGAGCGTTGTGATCTATCCCGAGGGTGTTTGGTATCGGATCGAAACAAAATCCGATGTCGATGCGATCCTGGCGGAGCATCTCGTGGCCGGGGGGCGCGTGCGGCGGCTGATGCTGACCGAACGCGACGTTCCGCCGCCCAAGGAGGCGGCCGCTGGCTGA